One part of the Streptomyces sp. AM 2-1-1 genome encodes these proteins:
- a CDS encoding TetR/AcrR family transcriptional regulator — translation MTDSWGTLGTESVDRIRTRERAQLLDAARSMFGTYGYKQTTDEEVCARAGVPVSMLYEEYGSLEGLLIALHDWVTTKGLRAAENAMMAEGMDECSMAERTRVLFDAYVKAVTEDPREARVTFVEVLGVSRTVDAHCKRWRDVWAHWLTGETQRAVARGEAEEGDHKADVLVMVGTVHELMAHHTRRSRRARPEDVSRELWELALSMLGTQRTG, via the coding sequence GTGACGGACAGCTGGGGGACTCTGGGGACCGAGTCCGTGGACAGGATTCGCACACGGGAGCGCGCTCAACTCCTCGACGCGGCACGCTCGATGTTCGGCACGTACGGCTACAAGCAGACGACCGACGAGGAAGTCTGCGCACGGGCCGGTGTTCCGGTGTCGATGCTGTACGAGGAGTACGGCTCGCTGGAAGGCCTGTTGATCGCCCTGCACGACTGGGTGACGACCAAGGGCCTGCGCGCCGCCGAGAACGCCATGATGGCCGAGGGCATGGACGAGTGCTCCATGGCCGAGCGCACCCGTGTCCTCTTCGACGCGTACGTGAAGGCGGTGACGGAGGACCCCCGCGAGGCCCGGGTGACCTTCGTCGAGGTGCTGGGCGTGAGCCGTACGGTGGACGCGCACTGCAAGCGGTGGCGTGACGTGTGGGCACACTGGCTGACCGGTGAGACCCAGCGCGCGGTGGCGCGGGGCGAGGCGGAGGAGGGCGACCACAAGGCGGACGTCCTCGTCATGGTCGGTACGGTCCACGAGCTCATGGCCCACCACACCCGGCGGTCCCGGCGGGCCCGGCCGGAGGACGTCTCGCGCGAGCTGTGGGAGTTGGCCCTGTCGATGCTGGGGACGCAGCGGACGGGCTGA